The sequence below is a genomic window from Acetivibrio clariflavus DSM 19732.
ATAATTACAGAACTTCCTTTATATCCTTTTTCAGCATTTGTTTTATTTCTTCCATATTCCCCTTTAAAGTACACCCTGCAGCTTTCATATGACCTCCTCCAGAGTACTTGCGTGCAATAGCGGATACATCCACATAGTTCTGAGAACGGAAATTAATTTTGAATTCATCCTTACTCCGCTGTCTAACCAAAACAGCCACTTCAACCCCTTCAATATTTCTAGCTATATTTACTAAACCGTCACAATCTTCCTCAGAAGCATCGGTTTTCTTCATCATTTCCTCAGTTACCGATATAAATGCCAACTTTCCATTTTCCGAAATCTCAATAGTATCTATAGCAAGTCCCATCAATTTAACCTTTTTATATGGAACTGTCTCGAAAACTATTTGCGAGATTTTCGATACATCCACACCATTATTTATCAAATCAGCTGTAATTTGATGAGTCAATGCTGTTGTATTGCTGTATCTGAACCCGCCTGTATCTGTAGCAACAGCTACATAGAGACAAGTGGATATATCCTGATCCAAACTTATTTCCATGCTTTTAATCAATTGGTAAATTAATTCGCCTACCGCAGCAGCTTTTGTATTCACAAGGTTTACTGATGCAAATTCAGTATTTGTAGTATGGTGGTCAATGTTTACCGTATGTTTTATACTGTTAAATATCTCAACCCGTTTTCCGAGCCTTTCAAGATCACCGGTATCGAGTATCAGCACCAAGTCATAATCCTCTATCTGGCCTCTGTATACTTCAACATATTCTCTTCCCGGCAAAAATTCAAAGGTGTGCGGAATTTCTTCTTCAATGTATACTTTAACCTGTTTCCCTATCTTTCTCAAAGCCAAAGCCAAGGCGATACTTGAACCCAAAGCATCACCATCGGCAAAAACATGGGGTAAGATTGCAATACGTTCTGCATTCTCTATAGATTTGACAATCTCCTTTTCTATCATATTCATACCTCTCAATAAAAATATGGTTCTTTCAAATTTACCCGAATTTAAGAATTAAAAATTCATATATAAAAAATGGTGTATATTATTGTAAGGTTGAGGTCACACCCCCAACCTTACAAAGTTAACAAACCGTTACAAGCTGTGTAAAAATCCTTACATACAACATTTTTAATCTTAATTACTGCTAGTTTTCCTTTTTGACTGTTTCGTCAATCAGCTTTGATATATATGCCCCATGTTCAATTGAATTATCCAACTCAAACTGAACTTCCGGAGTATATCTCAACTGAATTCTATGCCCCACTTCACGTCTAATAAATCCGGCAGCACTTTTCAAACCCTCAAGTGAATTCTTTTTTTCCTCTTCATTTCCCATTATACTGACATAAACTTTGGCATAACGCAAATCTTTTGTAACATTTACATTGGTCACACTAATAAGACTTGAAAGCCTTGGGTCTTTAAGTTCATTCTGTATTATTGAGCTTATCTCCCTCTTCATCTCTTCTGAGATTCTTGCTGTTCTATCCATAAAACCACTCCTGTTTTATCACTTAACATTACCTTTTAACTTCTTCCATTACATATGCTTCAATAACATCTCCCACTTTTATGTCATTGAACCTTTCAATTGAAAGACCGCATTCAAATCCTTGTGCCACTTCTTTAACATCATCTTTAAATCGTTTTAATGAAGCAAGTTTTCCTTCATGTACAACGATTCCATCTCTAACCACTCTGACTTCTGAGTTCCTCTGAACTTTTCCGTCAAGGACATATCCACCGCCAATAGTACCGACACCGGAAACTTTAAATATCTGTCTTATTTCAATATGTCCAATTACAACTTCTTTATACGTCGGTTCAAGCATACCTTTCATGGCTGCCTGTATATCTTCAATAGCATTATATATTATTCTGTAGAGCCTTATATCAACTCCTACATCTTTTGCTATTTCTGCAACCTTTGCTGCCGGTCTTACATTAAATCCTATAATTATAGCATTTGAAACCTGAGCCAATGTAACATCGGTTTCGGTAATAGCTCCAACAGCACCGTGGATTATCTTAACCCTTACTTCTTCATTAGAAAGCTTTTCCAAAGACTGTTTTACAGCTTCAACAGAACCTTGAACATCGGCCTTGACAATTATGTTAAGCTCTTTTACTTTACCTTCTTTTATCTGGTTAAACAAATCATCAAGCGATACTTTTGACGTAGCTTTTAAAGTCTGTTCTCTTTGTTTGAGTTTTCTCTTCTCAATCAACTGTTTAGCCAATTTCTCGTCGGTTACAGCATAGAATGTTTCTCCTGCTTCCGGAACTTCAGGCAGACCTAAAATTTCTACCGGAGTAGACGGCCCTGCTTTCTTAAGCCTTTGTCCTTTCTCATCCACCATAGCTCTTACTCTTCCCAATATGGTTCCGGTTATAATGGAGTTTCCAACTTGCAATGTTCCCCTTTGAACAAGAACTGTCGCAATAGGTCCTCTATCCTTGTCAAGTTTTGCTTCAATTACTGTACCTTTGGCTTGCCTGTTCGGATTTGCTTTAAGTTCAAGCATATCGGCAGCCAAAAGCACCATTTCCAGCAGCCCGTCAATATTGATTCTCTGCTTTGCTGAAACCTCAACAAAAATAGTGTCTCCGCCCCATTCTTCAGGAATAAGGCCATGCTCAGTAAGTTCCTGCTTAACTCTCTCAGGATTTGCCCCTGGTTTGTCTATCTTGTTTATAGCTACAATTATTGTAACATTTGCAGCCTTTGCATGATTTATTGCTTCAATAGTCTGGGGCATTACACCGTCATCAGCTGCAACAACCAGAATGGCAATATCGGTAACCTGAGCACCCCTTGCTCTCATTGCTGTAAAAGCTTCATGTCCCGGTGTGTCAAGGAATGTAATATTTCTATTATTAACCTTAACCATATAAGCACCTATGTGCTGCGTTATACCACCGGCTTCGCTCTCAGTGACATGGGATGACTTTATGGCATCAAGAAGCGAAGTCTTACCGTGGTCAACATGCCCCATAACCACAACAACCGGCGGTCTTGGCACCAACTGAGACTCATCATCTTCTTCACTATCGTCAAATAATATATCTTCCTCAGATATAACTACTTCTTTTTCAGCTTTTACTCCAAACTCATCGGCTACAATGGCAGCTGTATCAAAGTCAATTTCCTGGTTTACTGTAGCCATTACGCCTAATGACATCAATTTCTTTATAACCTCTGCCGCTGCTTTCTTTAATGCCTCCGCCAGCTCTTTAACAGTTAAGGTTTCAGGTATTGTTATTGAAGTCAGCACCGGTTTAGGAGGAATATGTTTTTCTTCCTTTTTAGCCTCCTTAGCTTCCTTCTTAGGTTTCTTTGCCTTCTTAACATCATCGTCATAAAGTTCCTGAAGGATTGAATCATCAGCTAATATCTGAGAAACCTCTTTCCTACCGGAAAATACATTTTTGTATTTCTTTGTATTTTTTTGATTTTTTGCATTTCCGCTCTTTATACTTGCTTTCGAAAATTCTCTTTTAAATTCTCTTTTTGCATCCTTTTCCATATCCTTATTGGAAAACTCTCTTCTATTTTCATTTCTTTGAGTATTAACTTCATCTTTCTTTGCCACCGAATCAGCTTTTGAAGCATCGGAAACTTTTGCCGCGAAATTAGATTTATTATGCAAATCTTTGCTTAAATTACTTCTATTATCTTCATTATGAGTTTTTCCTTCTTGTGCATGCTTATTTTGACTATGCGGCCTGTTACTTTGATCTTCTTGTTTGCTTTGAACATTTTCCTGTTTATCAACACTTACAGGACGGTTATTTCCCGTTTTGTCCTCCGTTACATTGCTTTTTTGCTGATTATTGTCATTTTTATTCTGAACCGCGTTTTCGGAAACTTTAATTTCGGTTTTGCTTTCCACCTTGACTTCCTCTTTACTATTAGCATTCTCTCCCTGCTTCATTTTAGCCTCGCTACTCTTAGATTCCACACTTTTTGTTTCTGCTTTAACCTTTTGATCGGCATTTACATTTGCCACCTTTGCCTCCTCATTAGACCCCATCGATTTGATTTCCTGCTTTTGCTCAGCAACAGCTCCCTTGTGTACATTCTTTTTCACTTCTTTCTGAGCATCGCCCTTTTCACGTGTATCTGCTATTTTCGTAACCTCCTGTTTCTTTTCCGTTTCCAACGCTCTTAGATATTCAGGCTTTGTTTCCCTGACAAATCCAGGTCTCAATCCTGAATTTGACGGTGCCACCTTAACAAAATCGTTTCTTTTCTTTTTTGAATGACTATTGCTGTCAGCTTTTTTTGCAGAATCATTGCTTTTTTCATTTTTTGCATTCTTTTCTTCGTTGTCTGAGTCCAATATTATTTCGGTTGTTCTAATTATTCTTGGTGCTTTTTTTGCTTCCTTTCTTGCTTCTTTATTAATATTTTCATTGGCATATAGAGCCTGTAATGCTGCCTTCTTATCATCATTTTCTTCTTTATGTTTTATAACACCTATATGGTCATATAATGCTTCAAGCTCGTGTTCTTCAAGCAAACTCATGTGATTTTTAACGACAATATTTATTTCAGCCAATTTTTCCATTAACCTTTTACTGGTTGTATTCATTTCTTTAGCGAGTTCATAAACTCTAATCTTTCCCAATATCTTCACCCCCGCATCCATTGTTGACACTAGAATCAATCAGTTCCACCAATCGTTTTGAAAAACTTTTATCCAAAATTGCTACCACCGACCTTATATTTTTACCCGTAAACTTCCCCAAAATATCTTTTTGTCCAAATATTCTGAATTCAACATTCCTAAATTTACAGGCATCTAAAAATTTCTTTTTTGTATTATGTGAAGCATCTTCAGCCACTATGACCAAACTGACTAAAGACTTTTTTAAAGCTCTCTCACAGGATTCTTCCCCGGATACAATCTTCCCTGCCTTTGTTGCAAGCCCTAAAAAAGAATATATTCTATCCGCCATTACCTTCCTCCAATTCTTTTTCAAGGGTATTATATATATCTTCGCTTATTGATGTCTCAAAGGCTTTCTCAAAACGTTTAGCTTTCTTTGCTTTTCGAAAGCACTCTATATTTTTACAAATATAAGCTCCACGACCTGCTTTCTTACCGGTAAAATCTACGGATATTTCATTCTCCTTGTTTTTAACTACCCTAATTAATTCTTTTTTAGGCTTCATCTCCTGACATCCGAGGCACATACGCATGGGTACCTTCTTTTGTTTCAAAATCAATCACATCCCCTAGTTGCAAAGTATAAATACTTCTGAAAAGATTATACTGTAAATTGGTAAAATGAGTTCTACTTTTTATAACTAAAAATTGGGTTTGAAGATATCTTGTTTATAAATCCCAAAATCAATTCTTTATTATTTCACTGTTTCTATTCCAAGTTATCTTCATTGTTTTCATCCTGCTGCTCATCATCAACAAATAGAGGTTGAAAACTGCCGTCAAAATTGAGAAGCTTTTGCTCAATAGTTGCTCTGAGCTGCGACTCACTTTTAATATCAATTTTCCAACCTGTAAGCTTTGCTGCCAGTCTGGCATTTTGTCCTTCTTTACCTATCGCCAATGATAACTGGAAGTCAGGTACGGTAACTTTTGCACTCTTTTCTTCTTCATTAATTTCCACATGGATAACTTTCGCCGGACTCAAGCTGCTTGAGATATACTCCTTCGGGTCGCTGCTCCATTTAATTATATCTATCTTTTCACCTCTGAGTTCATCCACAATAGCCTGAACTCTTGTACCTTTCTGTCCTACACACGCTCCAACCGGATCCACGTTCTCATCTTTTGAATATACAGCAATTTTTGTCCTTGACCCCGGTTCTCTCGATATGCTTTTTATCTCAACAATACCTTCATGAATTTCGGGTACTTCCAATTCAAAAAGTCTTTTTATCAAACCGGGATGTGTCCTTGAAACCAAAATCTGAGGTCCTTTTGTAGTCTTTTTCACCTCAATTATATATACTTTTAATCTGTCATTAAAATTGTACTCCTCACCGGGTATTTGCTCTGAAGGTGCCAAAATAGCTTCTGTCTTACCGAGGTCAATAATTACATTCTTCTTTTCAGTCCTTTGCACAACGCCTGTAACTATTTCGTCCTCTTTGTTTGAAAACTCATCAAAAATAATTCCTCTTTCAGCTTCCCTCAGTCTCTGGACAACAACCTGTTTAGCCGTCTGTGCAGCTATTCTTCCAAACTTCTTGGGTGTAACCTCAACTTCGGCCATATCGTTTTCATCCAGTGCAGGATCTATCTTTTTGGCGTTTTCGACAGATATCTCCAGAAACTCGTTTTGCGGGTTGCTTGTAACCTTTTTTA
It includes:
- the infB gene encoding translation initiation factor IF-2, coding for MDAGVKILGKIRVYELAKEMNTTSKRLMEKLAEINIVVKNHMSLLEEHELEALYDHIGVIKHKEENDDKKAALQALYANENINKEARKEAKKAPRIIRTTEIILDSDNEEKNAKNEKSNDSAKKADSNSHSKKKRNDFVKVAPSNSGLRPGFVRETKPEYLRALETEKKQEVTKIADTREKGDAQKEVKKNVHKGAVAEQKQEIKSMGSNEEAKVANVNADQKVKAETKSVESKSSEAKMKQGENANSKEEVKVESKTEIKVSENAVQNKNDNNQQKSNVTEDKTGNNRPVSVDKQENVQSKQEDQSNRPHSQNKHAQEGKTHNEDNRSNLSKDLHNKSNFAAKVSDASKADSVAKKDEVNTQRNENRREFSNKDMEKDAKREFKREFSKASIKSGNAKNQKNTKKYKNVFSGRKEVSQILADDSILQELYDDDVKKAKKPKKEAKEAKKEEKHIPPKPVLTSITIPETLTVKELAEALKKAAAEVIKKLMSLGVMATVNQEIDFDTAAIVADEFGVKAEKEVVISEEDILFDDSEEDDESQLVPRPPVVVVMGHVDHGKTSLLDAIKSSHVTESEAGGITQHIGAYMVKVNNRNITFLDTPGHEAFTAMRARGAQVTDIAILVVAADDGVMPQTIEAINHAKAANVTIIVAINKIDKPGANPERVKQELTEHGLIPEEWGGDTIFVEVSAKQRINIDGLLEMVLLAADMLELKANPNRQAKGTVIEAKLDKDRGPIATVLVQRGTLQVGNSIITGTILGRVRAMVDEKGQRLKKAGPSTPVEILGLPEVPEAGETFYAVTDEKLAKQLIEKRKLKQREQTLKATSKVSLDDLFNQIKEGKVKELNIIVKADVQGSVEAVKQSLEKLSNEEVRVKIIHGAVGAITETDVTLAQVSNAIIIGFNVRPAAKVAEIAKDVGVDIRLYRIIYNAIEDIQAAMKGMLEPTYKEVVIGHIEIRQIFKVSGVGTIGGGYVLDGKVQRNSEVRVVRDGIVVHEGKLASLKRFKDDVKEVAQGFECGLSIERFNDIKVGDVIEAYVMEEVKR
- the nusA gene encoding transcription termination factor NusA, which translates into the protein MSSDLIHALEQLEKEKGIDKDVIIEAIEAALISAYKRNFGTSQNVRVSVDRQTGEFKVYALKKVTSNPQNEFLEISVENAKKIDPALDENDMAEVEVTPKKFGRIAAQTAKQVVVQRLREAERGIIFDEFSNKEDEIVTGVVQRTEKKNVIIDLGKTEAILAPSEQIPGEEYNFNDRLKVYIIEVKKTTKGPQILVSRTHPGLIKRLFELEVPEIHEGIVEIKSISREPGSRTKIAVYSKDENVDPVGACVGQKGTRVQAIVDELRGEKIDIIKWSSDPKEYISSSLSPAKVIHVEINEEEKSAKVTVPDFQLSLAIGKEGQNARLAAKLTGWKIDIKSESQLRATIEQKLLNFDGSFQPLFVDDEQQDENNEDNLE
- a CDS encoding L7Ae/L30e/S12e/Gadd45 family ribosomal protein; this encodes MADRIYSFLGLATKAGKIVSGEESCERALKKSLVSLVIVAEDASHNTKKKFLDACKFRNVEFRIFGQKDILGKFTGKNIRSVVAILDKSFSKRLVELIDSSVNNGCGGEDIGKD
- the rnpM gene encoding RNase P modulator RnpM, producing the protein MKQKKVPMRMCLGCQEMKPKKELIRVVKNKENEISVDFTGKKAGRGAYICKNIECFRKAKKAKRFEKAFETSISEDIYNTLEKELEEGNGG
- a CDS encoding DHH family phosphoesterase, whose protein sequence is MIEKEIVKSIENAERIAILPHVFADGDALGSSIALALALRKIGKQVKVYIEEEIPHTFEFLPGREYVEVYRGQIEDYDLVLILDTGDLERLGKRVEIFNSIKHTVNIDHHTTNTEFASVNLVNTKAAAVGELIYQLIKSMEISLDQDISTCLYVAVATDTGGFRYSNTTALTHQITADLINNGVDVSKISQIVFETVPYKKVKLMGLAIDTIEISENGKLAFISVTEEMMKKTDASEEDCDGLVNIARNIEGVEVAVLVRQRSKDEFKINFRSQNYVDVSAIARKYSGGGHMKAAGCTLKGNMEEIKQMLKKDIKEVL
- the rbfA gene encoding 30S ribosome-binding factor RbfA, yielding MDRTARISEEMKREISSIIQNELKDPRLSSLISVTNVNVTKDLRYAKVYVSIMGNEEEKKNSLEGLKSAAGFIRREVGHRIQLRYTPEVQFELDNSIEHGAYISKLIDETVKKEN